The Coregonus clupeaformis isolate EN_2021a unplaced genomic scaffold, ASM2061545v1 scaf0327, whole genome shotgun sequence genome includes a region encoding these proteins:
- the LOC123484479 gene encoding transmembrane protein 272-like encodes MGRCIDVCMLVLWVAVCVTFIVLGAVYIDDCPVKRVIPIHMIISGSFGLLYVFSSCYKDRVVCQHLSKLFWFMIIVWFFIGHFWIFSVFQPNYERKEIIGYTYCNKSLYIFAASTTIILDIILIVRLLVLFSVCTWFMLCLVCCVSLCKSDDVKPDQVVEPLRCVETERCVGTDGSVGTEVCVGTDGSVGTQVYVETHESVGHDESVGTKEYVVTEQSESNTAHY; translated from the exons ATGGGAAGATGTATTGATG TTTGCATGCTGGTCTTATGGGTTGCAGTTTGTGTGACCTTCATTGTCTTGG GTGCTGTGTACATTGATGACTGCCCAGTGAAACGTGTCATCCCTATCCACATGATCATTTCTGGATCTTTCGGTCTCCTCTATGTATTCTCTTCCTGCTACAAGGACCGTGTTGTGTGCCAACATTTGTCTAAACTATTTTGGTTCATGATCATCGTCTGGTTCTTTATTG GCCATTTTTGGATCTTCTCTGTATTCCAGCCCAACTACGAACGGAAAGAGATCATCGGCTACACATACTGCAACAAATCTCTATACATCTTTGCGGCCTCTACCACCATCATATTGGACATCATTTTAATTGTGCGGCTGCTTGTGTTGTTCAGTGTTTGTACGTGGTTCATGCTTTGTCTGGTCTGCTGTGTCTCTTTATGCAAGTCTGATGATGTCAAACCTGATCAGGTTGTTGAGCCTTTGAGGTGTGTGGAGACTGAGAGGTGTGTGGGGACTGACGGAAGTGTGGGGACTGAGGTGTGTGTGGGGACTGACGGAAGTGTGGGGACTCAGGTGTATGTGGAGACTCATGAGAGTGTGGGGCATGACGAGAGTGTGGGGACTAAGGAGTATGTGGTAACTGAGCAGAGTGAGTCCAACACTGCTCATTATTAA